From Streptomyces qinzhouensis, one genomic window encodes:
- the fabI gene encoding enoyl-ACP reductase FabI yields MSGILAGKRILVTGVLTDASIAFHAAKVAQEEGAEVILTGFGRLSLVERISKRLPKPVPVIELDVTNQEHLDGLADRIREHSSDDSGLDGIVHSIAFGPQGAFNFLGASWEDVSTAVQVSAYSHKSLAMACLPLMEERGGSIVGLTFDATVAWPKYDWMGVAKAALESTNRYLARDLGPKGIRCNLISAGPLKSMAAKSIPGFEDLSDIWNHRAPIGWDQSDPDPAGRGIVGLLSDFFPRTTGSVIHVDGGVHMMGA; encoded by the coding sequence ATGAGTGGAATCCTCGCCGGCAAGCGCATCCTCGTCACGGGTGTCCTCACCGACGCCTCCATCGCCTTCCACGCCGCCAAGGTGGCGCAGGAGGAGGGCGCGGAGGTCATCCTCACCGGCTTCGGCCGGCTCTCCCTCGTCGAGCGGATCTCCAAGCGGCTGCCGAAGCCGGTGCCGGTGATCGAGCTGGACGTCACCAACCAGGAGCACCTCGACGGGCTCGCGGACCGGATCCGGGAGCACTCGAGCGACGATTCCGGTCTCGACGGCATCGTCCACTCGATCGCCTTCGGCCCGCAGGGCGCGTTCAACTTCCTGGGGGCCTCCTGGGAGGACGTCTCCACCGCCGTCCAGGTCTCCGCCTACTCCCACAAGTCGCTGGCCATGGCGTGTCTGCCGCTGATGGAGGAGCGCGGCGGTTCGATCGTGGGCCTCACCTTCGACGCCACCGTCGCCTGGCCGAAGTACGACTGGATGGGTGTCGCCAAGGCCGCCCTGGAGTCCACCAACCGCTATCTGGCGCGCGATCTGGGCCCCAAGGGCATCCGCTGCAACCTGATCTCCGCCGGTCCGCTGAAGTCGATGGCGGCCAAGTCGATCCCCGGCTTCGAGGACCTCTCGGACATCTGGAACCACCGGGCGCCCATCGGCTGGGACCAGTCCGACCCGGACCCGGCGGGCCGCGGCATCGTGGGTCTGCTGTCGGACTTCTTCCCCCGTACCACCGGCTCGGTCATCCATGTGGACGGCGGCGTCCACATGATGGGTGCCTGA